Proteins from one Thermobifida alba genomic window:
- a CDS encoding branched-chain amino acid ABC transporter permease translates to MTRTALLHSLAAVAAGAVLVVMAFTVPDSRVLLLNTFLAYGVLVLSLDLMVGDLNLLPAGHAAFFGAGAYCAVVLNQHVGWPLPLAGAVAVLGAAVAAALVGLPMVGRTAGMSFAIATFAVGELMVQIVHKSPELLGGTQGLTVSWGVGEEMPFGFSIYRYFSLWLVAAFVVALLVVVWIRNSHLGLRLTAIRDDESGARGLGLNPTFYKTLVFAVASALAAFAGVLWAPMVGFIGPESMGVSQSIFLLSLLIVGGTRSLWGALSGVAFLMVLPMYLDLAPAVRIALVGGALAVIALVEPKGIVGLVSRVPLFRRRTA, encoded by the coding sequence ATGACCAGAACCGCGCTGCTGCACTCCCTGGCCGCGGTCGCGGCGGGGGCGGTGCTGGTGGTCATGGCGTTCACCGTGCCCGACAGCCGGGTGCTGCTGCTGAACACCTTCCTGGCCTACGGGGTGCTGGTCCTCAGCCTCGACCTGATGGTGGGCGACCTCAACCTGCTCCCCGCCGGGCACGCCGCGTTCTTCGGCGCGGGCGCCTACTGCGCGGTGGTGCTCAACCAGCACGTCGGCTGGCCGCTGCCGCTCGCCGGAGCCGTCGCCGTCCTCGGCGCGGCGGTCGCGGCGGCCCTCGTCGGGCTGCCGATGGTCGGACGCACCGCGGGCATGTCCTTCGCCATCGCCACCTTCGCCGTGGGCGAGCTCATGGTCCAGATCGTGCACAAGTCGCCGGAGCTGCTCGGCGGCACGCAGGGGCTGACCGTGTCCTGGGGGGTGGGCGAGGAGATGCCGTTCGGATTCAGCATCTACCGGTACTTCTCCCTGTGGCTGGTGGCCGCCTTCGTCGTGGCGCTGCTCGTGGTGGTCTGGATCCGCAACTCCCACCTGGGACTGCGCCTCACCGCGATCCGCGACGACGAGAGCGGAGCGCGGGGCCTGGGGCTCAACCCCACGTTCTACAAGACGCTGGTCTTCGCGGTGGCCTCGGCCCTGGCGGCGTTCGCCGGCGTGCTGTGGGCGCCCATGGTCGGCTTCATCGGACCGGAGTCCATGGGGGTGAGCCAGTCGATCTTCCTGCTGAGCCTGCTGATCGTGGGCGGGACCCGGTCGCTGTGGGGCGCGCTGTCGGGGGTCGCCTTCCTCATGGTGCTGCCCATGTACCTGGACCTGGCGCCGGCCGTGCGCATCGCCCTGGTGGGCGGGGCGCTCGCGGTGATCGCCCTGGTCGAACCGAAGGGCATCGTCGGCCTGGTGTCGCGGGTGCCGCTGTTCAGAAGGAGGACGGCGTGA
- a CDS encoding ABC transporter ATP-binding protein, with protein sequence MNTTALLDLRGISVTVGGVHILTDVDLRVHADEVVGVIGPNGAGKTTLFNTVTGFVRPTAGEVAWLGEPITRLPAHRIARKGLVRTFQNVGGFADLTVERNLLLAAGRHAPDVVREVRDLLELHPCWEMRVGDCSLATRKLVGIAVAVVRRPRLLLLDEPLAGLDSTDRDHVVQMIRKVHSEGVAICLIEHDIARTRQLVDRLVVLDTGRKVADGEPDEVLGRPELAETYLA encoded by the coding sequence GTGAACACCACTGCGCTGCTCGACCTGCGCGGGATCTCGGTGACCGTGGGCGGTGTGCACATCCTGACCGACGTGGACCTGCGCGTGCACGCCGACGAGGTCGTGGGCGTCATCGGCCCCAACGGAGCGGGCAAGACGACCCTGTTCAACACCGTGACCGGGTTTGTGCGCCCCACGGCCGGGGAGGTCGCCTGGCTCGGTGAACCGATCACCCGGCTGCCCGCGCACCGCATCGCCCGCAAGGGACTGGTGCGCACGTTCCAGAACGTCGGCGGATTCGCCGACCTCACCGTCGAACGCAACCTCCTGCTGGCCGCCGGGAGGCACGCCCCGGACGTCGTGCGCGAGGTCCGCGACCTGCTGGAGCTGCACCCCTGCTGGGAGATGCGGGTCGGGGACTGCTCCCTGGCCACCCGCAAGCTCGTGGGGATCGCGGTGGCGGTGGTGCGCCGCCCCCGGCTGCTGCTGTTGGACGAGCCGCTGGCGGGCCTGGACAGCACCGACCGCGACCACGTGGTGCAGATGATCCGCAAGGTGCACTCCGAGGGGGTCGCGATCTGCCTCATCGAACACGACATCGCCCGCACCAGGCAGCTCGTCGACCGGCTGGTCGTCCTGGACACCGGACGCAAGGTCGCCGACGGGGAGCCGGACGAGGTGCTCGGCCGGCCGGAGCTGGCCGAGACGTACCTGGCCTGA